A window of Chanodichthys erythropterus isolate Z2021 chromosome 16, ASM2448905v1, whole genome shotgun sequence genomic DNA:
CCCATGACAGTTTTTCAGCTTTCTTGTCATAGAGCTAAAGCACATTAAAACAAATACGTGCAGAAACACCAATGTGTGCCATTTTGCGTGACGTGACTATTTTCTAGTGCAAAAGCATACAGTCCTAGATAGTTCCTCATCTAAGAAGGGCACATGTTCATAGTGTGTGTAGGATGGCAGACAATGTCCGAGTGTCAGTGACCAAGGCCTCTTGTTAGGTATTAAGTTGTGCACTTCCAGCCTGCTAACCAATGGCAAAGTGTCACAAAGCATCAAGGCTATGCTTGGTGTTTGGATTAAAACTAAAGACTAAACCAAACCTTCCAGAAAAAGCACAGCTAAAATGcaacatcatttactcaccctcaaacttTTCCAAACtcaaatgatttttttgtgCTTACATGCATGTAAAAGCACCATGAAAGAGGCCCATATGATTAGTGCACCATACTCAATGTCTTCTAAAGCTGTACAACAGCTTTGAGTGGAAAAATGGACCCGAAGCAGTTACATAGCACTGATAATTGCGACAAATGCACTAGGTCTACCTGGAGCCTTCATGAATTACTTCAAATCGTGTCAATTCAATTCTGGAGTTCAACGTTCAATCCACTCAATCTGGATGCAAAGGTTCAAAGTAGATTACcaacttaaatttcagtctgtttctCACTCAGTCTTTTGTATGCCTTAAGAAGACTTGGTATGTAGAGCACAAGTCATCTGTATCCTGTTTTTGAAGCATAAATGCATTAGTCCCTATTTATTGTGATTGCTTGGAAAACAAAGAACAGCACAGTCTTCAGAATTGTTCTAATTTTGACAGAAGAAATAAAAGTCATAGATACAACAAcatgagtgagtaaatgacaacaaCTTTCACTtgtgggtaaactatccctttatatGCATCACACACATCCAGCTGGATCAGTATGAAAAGCAGCAAATCTCAGAGTATAGCTAGTGATAGTAAAGACAGGAGGGACAAACAGGCTGATGGTAAATCCTTCTGTGCAGTCAGTAATACAGTCTAATACAATGAAACAAGCCAAACATTTCTGTCAGGCTTAGAGGATGGCAAACACAAGCCCAGTGACATCAGTGTTTCTCTCACAACTACACACTACCTCCCTGAGCCTGAACCATTTATGACAGAACAGACCAACACTGATGAAACTAACCAATGCAAACTAAACTTAAGGGTCATAGATCAAACACTGATGGCCTACAATACTGTGGCAGCATCATCCTTCAGTTCATTACATTGGCCACTGTGTGTGGCAATTGCATTGTGATTggagacaaagaaaaaaaattatgcaggAAAAGAAAAGAGGCACAGCCAAAAGTATCCACAGACCAGAACATCCAAACACTGTCAGAAGTGCATATGTTATACATACAAGCATAAAGAATGGCGGATATATACACAACACAGTCTGTTCCAACTCTCGAGTCGAGATTTGAAgccagagagacagagagagccAGTTGAGGCTCTTCACTGCTGGTCCTCACCTCTTTGACTGACTGTAGGATAGTGGGATAGTGCAGAGAGAAGAAAACCAGGGCATCGGTAAGGAGGAGAAGAAGAGGGAGTGGTGCACTACAGTGACTCTGTGATCAGAAAGAGTGGCTCCCTGAAGTCCCGCCAAGTGAGGTCAGTTCCATATCCTGAGGAAGCTGTCCCAAGAACCGGTGGCCACAGCCATGCCATCACTGGTCACCCCCAAACAGCTGACCCTGTTGTCATGCCCAGCTAGAACGCCTtcaaaaaacaacagcaaaaaaatagCAGGGATGAATGTTTTAAGTATTTTACAGTCTAACTGCACTTAACCCTGGGTTATCGTCATTCTAAACCCCGCATTTAACCCTGGGTAGAGGAatgtttcacacttgtaatttagaaaGTATGGAATGCAAACCAATGAAGGTCCAACTAACAGGCTCCTAAGACAGGTCAGctctttttgttctttgtttaaagCATGGGGACTTCTGGCAGAAATATTTGTTGagaattaataaatgttttagctGTATGTAGAGTTTTTGATTACACTTTTTTGTAAAAGATGTGTTATATTTCAAGTCACAATTAGAGTTAAtagttttctcttcagtgaacTTCCATTTCAACGAGTATATATACATTATGTTTTGGTGTAACTATACAAGCTTTTCTGTTTGCTCAAACTGACATACAAGTTAGACAAACTATAAAAGTtctaaaaagaaaattctgtaaCAATTCTTAATGCTCAGACTATGTGTGAGACTAGTTGATTAAATGATACTGctgcttttctgtttttattttttttgcatatttaatgattccctttatatttttacaaaggCTACGTTTAAATTAGAGTCATGTTAATGTTAcatgttaaaattaatttattattttgaagTGTATATCTGGAGCAATTGATTTTACCACAGATTTTGCATGCATTCGTTTTCTCTGTGGCAAAATTtccatttaaatgttaaagAAATTAGTCAAGTATATTTAAAGGTGGTTGCCTCAAGTAGAgttctctttattttttttgttttgtttttacagtaaatCTGCATACATTTCCCACTTTGTGGGAAATAATCACTACTTTATTGCAGCAAACTTGGAAACAAGAATAGTTTGAACTTGTGTTATATCTTTTAGGGAGATTTTACTCACCACTGTTACTTAACCATTATAgtaattattatacatttactGTAAAAAGTGTAATGAAAACTGCATGCATATGTAAGTAACAGTAATAGTGGGTAAAAAAAGGGTACACAGTTAACTAAAGTAAATATTTTCTagataatgttttcataatttctttgcatTTTAGTACAATGACAATATAAAAGCAGATTTTATTATGAAAGCTTGTCTCTATAATGcttattatttttcacatacatTATAATTGAGGTTTCATAGATGAAGATATATTAGCTGCCTATATATTCTAGGAAGGGGGTCCCTCGCAAGGGAATCATCATAATCTAAGCCTCttatttattagggcccgagcacagATGGTGCGAGGACTCTACTGGAATTAATCCGtttttttaatttgagtttTCTGCTTCTGCCTCTGCCTCAGGGTTTTAATGATTTAAGTCATATCTTGGAATATCTGAATGCAAACAAATCCAGTTTTCTCTCTAATATCAGTAGAATGCCTCATTTCCATCAGAGATTATTTAATACAACATTTGTGAAAACACCAAGGTTTGTTACTAAAGTAAAACCATGATAAATGGCCTTTTATTGGTGTCTTCATGTTGGTTTTGTTGACATGATTTAGAAATTCAGGACTGTCTGATATGAGACCACTTGAGATGTTTGACTCTCTCAATTTTGCTTTAAAGCAAAAAAGCTTCAGTAGAATTCAAATCTGTAACAACTGTCAATGAGGTTTGTTTTCCATGTGGTCAAAAGGCTGTGTGAAGTACTGACCTGCACGCTCTCCTTTTAGTGTGTCCCACACATTGCAGTTGAAGTCATCGTAGCCAGCGAGCAGCAGACGGCCACTCTTGGAGAAGGCCACGGAGGTGATGCCACAGATAATGTTGTCATGCGAATACATCATCAGTTCCTGGTCCGCACGAAGGTCAAACAAACGACAAGTGGCGTCGTCCGAGCCAGTGGTGAAAGCATTACCATTTGGAAAGAACTGAAAAAACGAGCACAACTGAAACCTGatgatataaacacaattctgAAAAGTACTATGAAAGGACAGGCTTAATAAGAAGTAAACCAGCATAAGACACTGCAGAGGACTTTTCTCTTTGACACTCACACAGACAGCATTTATATCGGACACGTGTCCAGTGAAAGACTGTCTGCACATTCCGTCTCGGATGTCCCACAATTTGGAAGATGCGTCGCAGGCACCCGACACAAAGGTCCTAGAGTCTGGGCTAAGGGACAAGCTCATCACATCTCCACTGTGCCCTGTGAACGTGGTGGTCTGCTGACCGGTCTCAATGTCCCAAAGAGCACTGCATAGGAGAAAGGCAGCTGGTTCAGGTTCAGTACAAAAATCATCAAACAGACCTTGAAAAAAAGGGTTATTATTTCTTTCTAGCAGTATCAACTCTTTTATCAGAGCTCAACAATCAGGATGGCCCTGGGAAGAGCTGGGTAATtaagaattattttaatttattttaacagtactaaaaccataaaaccCAAAGATAATTAATAACAGTTCATCACACAATATCATGAAATGCCCATCTATGAAATTCTTCAATTAATTCTCATAGCCTCTAGCTCAGAAATACACTGTGTGATATACATAATGCATTAATGATAATTAAAAATTGAAGGTAAATAATCTATTGAAATGGTCATTCAACGCTGTGATGGACTCACCATGTAGTATCTCCAGAGCTGGTGACAATCTGACTATCGTCCAAAAAGCGACAACATGACAAATAACCTGGTGAGGAagaaaaagggggaaaaaacataAACATCCCACTGAATGATAGATACAGACACAGATTAATGATGCAAATTTTTCTGTTGACAAGGTTTACCTGTGTGTCCAGGCAGTTCTCTGGTGACTCTGACATTGCCCTCACGGGTTTTAAGGCTGTAGATTGAGCAGATGTTATCCAGGCCTCCACAGGCTACATAATTCCCTGAGGGAGCATAGGCGCAAGTCATCACCCACGATGACCTTAATGGAATGGCATGAATCTGGaaagaaccaaaaaaaaaaaaaaaattgttgcagTTGCTTTTCCCTTCTGTTATACAGAATGAGACCAATGCTGAATTTGGAACCACATAATACTCTTGCTATTTCTGCCATGTAACGATGTggtaaaaatagtaatagtaTGCTAGTAGGTGATTTCGAATTCAGCACAAGAGTTAGCATGTTGCACAACTCTGCCCACAGGTTCGAAGCATATCCTATTTTACCTGCGTACATGATAGAACACTCATGTAAAGAAACAAATACTGAAAAATCTTGGCTGCATGATTGTTTATATCATAGCAAAAATATAACCTATATTATCGCACAGCTATACATGTGTgcgtttgtttatatatatatatatgcgtttgtttatatatatatatatatatatatatatatatatatatatatatatatatatatatatatatatatatatatatggtgggcatagattaatttttttaatctagattaatcttggaattaatctagattaatctaggattaaaatggctcatttgaattctgccgaagactatgtgagatacccaaattgtccctgcgtcccaatgtccatactatccatactaaacagtatgtgagattaaaataagtgtgtcccaaagcatagtggcccagtttcacagacaggtcTTAGGTTAAACCTGGATTAGACcgtagttcaattaggatatttaagtagtttttataaacataccctaGAAAAAGACATTGCTGGTGTGTATCTTAAGGCAAAACAGTGGCAGTGACATTTTAagtatgtcagtacaagttgctttcagttaaaacaccttaaacatgcattttagtctaggactatcttaagccttgtctgtgaaaccaggggagtATGTtgaagagtatgccaaaagtcagtaactttgcgaagggtcaattcggctaggtatacatccgcactaaaatatcaaggtgaaagtcatcataacttgcgtagtatagacccagttcccaacccaactttgagaatagattaacagcgatattttttttatcacccgataagagtctcacaTTAACTcagcacgttaacgccgataacggcccaccgctaatatatatacacatacactaccgctcaaaagtttgggatcggtaagatttttaatgtttttaaaagaagtttcgttgCTCATcaagggtgcatttacttaattaaaaatacagtaaaaacagtaatattgtgaaatattattacaatttttcttttctatttgcaaatatttaaaaaatttaatttattcttgtgttggcaaagctgaattttcagcatcgttaatccagtcttcagtgtcacatgatccttcagaaatcattctaatatgtcaatttgctgctcaagaaaaaaatattgtttacaattgtacaaaatatgtgtgtacaatattttttttcaggattctttgatgaatagaaagttcaaaagaacagtgtttatttgaaatataatcttttgtaacattataaatgtctttactgtcacttttcattgatttaatgcatccttgctgaataaaagtattaatttctttaaaaaaaaaatacaaataaaaattcttaatgaccccaaacttttgaacggtagtgtaaaatgttacaaaagctttgtattttagataaatgctgttcttttgaactttctattcatcaaggaatcctgaaaaaaaaagtacacaaccgttttcaacattgataataacaaatatttcttgaggaactaatcatcatattagaatgatttctgaaggatcatgtgacactgaagactggagtaaagatgctgaaaattcagctttgccaacactagaataaattactttgtaaaatatcttcaaatagaaaacagctattttaaattgtaataatttttcacaatattactgtttttactgtatttttaatttaataaattaagccttggtgagcagacaaaactacttttaaaaacattaaaaatcttaccgatcccaaacttgtgtatatattaggggtgtgacaagAGCggatctcacgagacgagatgagactcgagattgagttgAAATACACggtgaaatacatgactagaaaaaaatattctgcaggtgtatttgaaatgttttaactaatcatcttgtaatgaatgtcatttcagttctactttctgagtatgaatcaTCATAttcagtaaaagacaacaatactcaagcactgtaaaaggttttgccacaaactcagcTGACTGACTTCtgtcctgtatgatttcagtttcTTCAggccttactgtacatgatttatgagcttctacaacttttgacctcctaactgaactcctttccacaaactgatcatagaaataaaacagtataaattaaaatgttaacactttacaataaggtctcatttattaacattaatgtattaacaaacatcaactaacaatgagcaacatatttgctacagtattaaTCTTATGTTAGttgataaaaatagtcattcattgttagttcatgatagttcaaagtgcattaactaatgttaacaaaataaaccttattgtttgcgcttaataagattaagagaaaacttattcatttttatggtaacactttacaataagtgtttcacttttcgcctcgacgagaaatcttgTCACATTTTAGTCTTTCAAGATCTCGTGACACAAGATCTTGTCACACCCctaactaataatgaactgcacttccacagaatttattaatctttgttaatgttacttTCAACATTGACtaatacattactaaaatcaagagttgtagttgttaacattagttaatgcactgtgaactaacatgaataaACAATGAACTGCTGGTTAGTTCATGCTAGTtgatacattaactaatgttaacaaatggttACACaactcaaacgtgatgcgtaaccaatgaggttcattcttgtgtgttacgcagcatgtttgagcttccggaagatgTTTGTATTATTCATGTTTGGTttagcttctgcttatgttccctgatcaatgtttacatgtgagtaaaagcctaaattaaatttttctatAATAAAAAGCTATCGAGTGTCTTCacaaaatttggactaaaccgcacAATTCATATGGAGAAGTTTTTTGATCTCTGTCAtttgcaaaggcagtcaatggagaGACATATATCCTTGTATAACAACTGtgctttttatatttatattcactTGTTGGGCTGGACTAACCTTGTTTGTGGTGTAACTGTCCCAAACGATGAGTTTGCCATCTTGTGAGGCACTAACTAGTAACCTTAAtgttttaaacacacacacagaaaaaaagggttaAAGAGTAAAGTGCTGTCGATAATACAAAACATCACAGATTAAAAATGCAACAAGGTTAATATTGTGGACCACGATTGCAtttgtaattttctttaaatgacAAACTCTGCAGGCAACTATGGACACAAACTCTGTCCATCTAACAATTTGTCTCCTCCCTAAAGTACTAGAATGGATGCACAGATGGAGAAAAGGTGAATGATagagggaggggaggagggaGAAAAAGAGAGACTGGAGCAGAAGGCAGCCTACATAATCCCAGAACACCCCTGAGTTGTGAGAGGCCTGCTGTATTATTCATTGAGTGTACAATGACAGAGCTGCAGGGTTCCTCTGAGAGTGCCCATCCTCCAGCCCCCCTCAATCGCTCTCTGTCAACTGACCTGGAATCAGTGGCCCAGTGCATGGCATAGATTTTGGCTAAATGGCCTCGGAGGGTCCGCCTTGTTCTCATCTGGATCCTTCCAACTGAATCCAGACCAGCTGTAATCTAAGCATACAAAGAAATCTTAATTTACAGCGACACTACATAGCAAGAAGCAGACATTTCACAAACCTGAATTGCACCGTTGATCACTCGCATGctgaaaatgctgtattagtTGATTTAACTGTTATAGTGATCATCTAAAATTAACATAGCACTTACTGAAGTGAAGACAAACAGAAATTGTGAAATCAtaagtcacaaaaaaaaaaaaaaaaaaaaaaaaaaaaaaaaaaaaacctgggcatgggttaaacatttaaattttgaTGGCGGACTTGGCATGTAAGAGGGTGATTAATATTTCAGTGCACTTAAGAGCGTGTTCAGCACATGCGTCAGCAGCCAATTTGCATGTCTGTGCTGAGCTCAGAAAACAGGAGAGCAGGAACCTCCATAGACATGCCCCATGATGAGCTGGGTTAGACCAGTGCTGCTCTTATGGGGAGGGGGACTCAGCAGGGACAGTGGTAGAGCTGCTTACCTGGGACAGGCTGGAGTCGCTGCATGCTTTCCTGGCATCCTGTAATGGGAACAGTAGCATTTCAGAGAGAGGAGTCATTCTACTAATCAGGGCTGAGGAAAACGCATGTATAAGAGCATCTATTCACTGGCACTCAGGTCCACAATGAGCTTggattaaataatttaaaaaaatggtcaAACTGAAAAAACTATTCCAATAATCAAAGCTGATACTGCTCAAAGTAATGCAACCATTATAAGAGTGGGATGCAGATGTAtacataatttaacaaaatacTTTTCAACAATGAGGTAACAGGAATCTTTTTCACAGTATATTTTTGAAGAGGTTAAGCATATTTTTTATAGCCGTACGCAACAACTacctatatataaaatatgcagTGTCTCATGCTTGTGATCagtcaattaaaataaaactgactAAACAGTACAAAATTAAAATCTGTTGTTATTCTTAATGTAATTTGGCAGTTATGCAATTATGTATTTTAGATCCTACAGCTGCAAGAGTTttggaacataaaaaaaatggttcACAGTCCAAAAGAGGTTAAGAACCCTTGACTTGGAGAGTTTCATAAAAGATAGTCTATTTTGGAACTGGCACAAGGTAGAACTTCCACTTTTGCACCATTATTGGGCCATTGCAGATAAATGAATTAATCAGCACTTCCACCTTATCACTTATCACACTATCATTCTAAAATGTGGAGTTggtcaccaaggctacatttatttggtcaaaaatgctgttaaatattattacaatttaaaatgtttactatttgaacatattttaaaatctaatttattcatgtgattcAAA
This region includes:
- the gnb4a gene encoding guanine nucleotide-binding protein subunit beta-4; its protein translation is MSELEQLRQEAEQLRNQIRDARKACSDSSLSQITAGLDSVGRIQMRTRRTLRGHLAKIYAMHWATDSRLLVSASQDGKLIVWDSYTTNKIHAIPLRSSWVMTCAYAPSGNYVACGGLDNICSIYSLKTREGNVRVTRELPGHTGYLSCCRFLDDSQIVTSSGDTTCALWDIETGQQTTTFTGHSGDVMSLSLSPDSRTFVSGACDASSKLWDIRDGMCRQSFTGHVSDINAVCFFPNGNAFTTGSDDATCRLFDLRADQELMMYSHDNIICGITSVAFSKSGRLLLAGYDDFNCNVWDTLKGERAGVLAGHDNRVSCLGVTSDGMAVATGSWDSFLRIWN